The DNA window TATGTTTCCGTTGTTTTTCTCTCAGGTGAGGATCTGGTTTCGCGTCCGGTTGAGTTTGAGCAAGTCATCTTCCTCAGTTTTCTCTTGGTTATCAAAGACGAAAGCCAGGGAATGCTGAAAGATGTGCGTCAAGGTCGAGAGCTCTCCATCTCTTACTGATGAGGTTGTGGCTCTGTTTGAGCTGCCCTTGCTTATCAATGATGAGATTGATAAAACTCGCTACGAGTTCAGATTCTATGCTCAAGTGCCCACTTCAGTGAGAAATATAGGCGGGCACATCTTGTCAAAACATGATGTCTATGAAGATGGTTGAACTTTTATATTCTTGAGAATATAGCTTCTGTATTATATATTACGCTATCGGGTAGAAGTAGCTTCTGCAGTGTACAAGAATAGTAGCTGGAGATGGAGAAAAAAGGGAGCGTGTTGATGCAGCGGTATGAATTGGGGCGATTATTAGGGCAAGGAACCTTTGCCAAGGTTCACCATGCGAGGAACCTTAAAACCGGCATGAGTGTTGCGATTAAGATAATTGATAAAGAGAGGGTCTTGAAGGTCGGAATGATTGATCAGATTAAGCGAGAAATTTCTGTCATGCGACTGATTAGACACCCGAATGTTGTGGAGCTTTATGAGGTAATGGCCACCAAAACCAAGATTTACTTTGTCATGGAGTATGTCAAAGGCGGTGAGCTCTTCAACAAGGTTTCCAAAGGCAAGCTAAAAGAGGATGTTGCTAGGAAATATTTTCAGCAGCTCATCAGTGCTGTTGATTACTGCCATAGTCGAGGAGTCTGCCATCGGGATTTGAAACCAGAAAACCTACTTTTGGATGAGAATGAGGATCTAAAGGTTTCGGATTTCGGATTTAGTGCCCTTGGTGAATCTAAGCGCCAAGATGGTCTGCTTCATACAACCTGTGGAACCCCTGCATACGTTGCTCCAGAAGTAATAAACAGGAAAGGCTATGATGGCGCCAAGGCTGACATTTGGTCATGTGGGGTGGTGTTGTATGTTCTATTGGCTGGCTATCTCCCATTTCACGATTCAAATCTGATGGAGATGTATAGGAAGATTGGTAAGGGTGAATTCAAATTCCCGAACTGGTTTTCTCCGGAAGTACGCAGGTTGCTGTCAAAGATCATGGACCCGAATCCAAATACTCGGATATCCATTGCCAAAATTATGCAGAGTTCTTGGTGCCGGAAGGGACTCGTCCAGAAACCTGTAATTGCTGAGGTACCAATGAAAGAGCCAGCCCCTCTGGATGTTGATGCAATTTTTGGAGCTAATGAAGATAGCAATTCTTCTGTGGAGTCAAAGCAAGAATTATCAAAGCCATCTAACTTGAATGCTTTCGATATCATCTCCTACTCAGCAGGCTTTGACTTGTCTGGATTGTTTGAGCAGACAGATCAGAAAAAGGAAGTGCGGTTTACGTCCAACAAAACGGCCTCCACCATCATCTCTAAGCTGGAGGACATTGCCAAGCGTCTGAAACTGAAAATAAAGAAGTGGGATGGAGGGTTGTTGAAAATGGAAGGGTCCACAGAAGGCAGGAAGGGGGTGCTGGGCATTGAAACCGAGATATTTGAAATCACCCCGTCTTTTCATCTGGTAGAAGTGAAGAAGTCTAGTGGAGATACACTGGAGTATCGCAAGGCCATGAAGAAAGATATCAGACCAGCTCTCAAGGACATTGTTTGGACTTGGCAAGGAGAGGAGCAGCAGCAACAAGAAGAGCCACCAGAACTCGGGCAGCAGCTGCTGCAGCAACAAGAACAAGAGCTGCCACAACTAGGGCAGCAAGAGCAACAGCCTTCTCTGGCAATCCCAGTGCACGCAGTCGCACCCTAGGATTCATAAAAATCGAATAAAAAAAGGGTAGCGGATTCGTTTGTAGTATGTCCTAGTATGAACTTTGTTGGTCCATTATCGAGAAACATTAATCATTGTAGCGATTGCAAAGTACAATGAATgcaagaatttgaatttttcttaAACCTATTGCTAATGCAAGAATTTTCCTACTACATGTAAATAAATTACAAgcggattaaaaaataaaaaataaaacattgaaTAAGAGCTGCAGCAAGAAAACACTAATCAAGCTgtgtaagaagaagaagaagatgatgaaaccAAAGTCCTCCAAAGGTAGTGTCCGCTTGCCATGTCAACGAACGTCCAAAAACCCTTTCCGGCAGCAGATGCAACCTTGGAAGACAAGGAAGGGGATGCCGATTGACCTTTGAGCGAACTGAGCAGTTCCTGGTGATGGTCAGCACAAGTAGTAGAATCTTGGAACAAGTTTTCGAGGTTCCTCAAAGCGAAGAATGCGGCGAGCGCGGCGGACAAGAAGATGAGTATGAACCTCAGCGGACACAttctttcctttccttcttctttcttgctttcgtAAATTCTttccttgtttctttgttaacgTTGGATTTAGAAGTTAAGAATTAAGAGCAACTATTTGAGAGAGATGTGGCTGTGGCTGTGGCTGTAGCTGCTTAAATAGCCAATCTATGCTTCTCCTAATACAACTCAGATTTGGAATTAGAATGCAAAGTGGACGTGGAAATTTTGGATCAGCGGAGGTTTTGGGATTACCGAGTGACTTTGTTTTTTTGACCACATATTTGACGGGTAGAATGTGTAAAAAACAACCTAAAAGGTGGCAAATGCTGCCTtacactttttttattttttattttttggtatgTTTTACTAATGGGATACTACAACGTATAATAGGAACAACATCAACAACCGACCTTAGCTCAGTTGGTAGAGCGGAGGACTGTAGTGGGTAAAAAGCCTGTCAGGCATCCTTAGGTCACTGGTTCGAATCCGGTAGGTCggatttccctttttttctttttctttttctttttttttatattttttattttttatttttgaggcATATctttttaagaaaactaatgaaaagggtttgaaaactttgagttttaatgataactttttttttttttttttttttttttttgaggcatatctttttaggaaaactaatgaaaaggatttgaaaactttgagttttaatgataaggacaaaataaatggtaaagtgaatagtaccaggattaactttttagtgtaaaaatgtggtttttcgttaaaatgaacagtaccgggagcttttcgttaaagttccctatctttttctaattttattaataatgtTTCATGTATTTTAGTCAAGACACCTGTCTTGTTCTAACACGATGAATAAAAACTAGGAttaggatc is part of the Malus domestica chromosome 12, GDT2T_hap1 genome and encodes:
- the LOC103423508 gene encoding CBL-interacting protein kinase 2, coding for MEKKGSVLMQRYELGRLLGQGTFAKVHHARNLKTGMSVAIKIIDKERVLKVGMIDQIKREISVMRLIRHPNVVELYEVMATKTKIYFVMEYVKGGELFNKVSKGKLKEDVARKYFQQLISAVDYCHSRGVCHRDLKPENLLLDENEDLKVSDFGFSALGESKRQDGLLHTTCGTPAYVAPEVINRKGYDGAKADIWSCGVVLYVLLAGYLPFHDSNLMEMYRKIGKGEFKFPNWFSPEVRRLLSKIMDPNPNTRISIAKIMQSSWCRKGLVQKPVIAEVPMKEPAPLDVDAIFGANEDSNSSVESKQELSKPSNLNAFDIISYSAGFDLSGLFEQTDQKKEVRFTSNKTASTIISKLEDIAKRLKLKIKKWDGGLLKMEGSTEGRKGVLGIETEIFEITPSFHLVEVKKSSGDTLEYRKAMKKDIRPALKDIVWTWQGEEQQQQEEPPELGQQLLQQQEQELPQLGQQEQQPSLAIPVHAVAP